Part of the Bifidobacterium sp. ESL0775 genome is shown below.
CGATGGCCTGCTTGTTCCATCCGGGCAGGTTGCGGGTGGCCGAGGGCACGGCGACCTTCTGCACGAACGGGGCCAGGGCGACCAAGGTCTCTCGTCCCCAGGCCTTCATGGCGGTGTCGATGGCGAGTTCCGGGCTGGTCAGCGTGCACAGGAGCATCAGCAGCTGTACTTTGTCCATGGCGATGTTGGCGCTTCCGCTGGCGTAATCGCCGTTCTGCCAACCCACGATGGCGGGTTGGCCGTCGATCCGCGCCAAGGTGTCCGGCGTGATGCGGCGGTGGGTGTAGCCGCGGCTGTTCGCTCGGGCGAGGTAGTCCATATATCCGGCCATCGTGTCCGCGTCGAGGTATTGCGGATCGCAAGGGCTTGGTGTGTCGGTGACGTTGAAGACGAGCACCGATGATTCCTCGCTGTCCGCGACCCCGTAGGCGCTGGGAGTGGTCAGTCCACAGGACTTGAGGCCCAGGAGCATGTCGAAATGGTGGTGGATTGCGTCGCTCGCCGAACGGTCACGACGCATGCTGACCCCGGTGAAACGAAGTCCTTGCCATAGCTGGTTCAGGTAGCCGGCGGCGTGGGGCAGCGAGTCCAGAACGGAGATGATATAACGATGTCCTTGACCATCGCGGGCGTCGTAGATGCGGGAGTTCTCGATGAGGTCGTCGTCAAGCCTGGTCTTGAGCACGCCCGGCTCGTTGTCGGCGTCCATGCGGCGGTGCAGTTCGGTGATGTCAAGACCGATGCCACGCACGGCCTGGACGACGCCCGTGCCCCAAAGTCCTTGGGTCCGCGTGCCCATGGCGAAACGCAGGACGAGGCCGATGACGCGGCCGACGGCGAAGGAGACGATGACCCCGGCCACGGAATGCCAGGAGACGATGACGAACACGGCCGCCGCGACCAGGAGGGTGTTCCAGCTCCATTTGACCGACGAGCGCGAGCGTTTCGGCCCCGCGACGGTGAGGAAGGCGCCGATGCCCGCGTAGAAATCGGGCAGCATCGCCGGCCCGGACCCCTCACCGGAACGCACGGCGGCCAGCAATGCGGGGACGCCCAGATGGGCGAGGATGAACGAAAGCCCCAGAATAAGGGCGTAACCGCAGAACAGGGCCACCACGGAGACCGCGGATTGCAGCCATTCCCGGTTGATGAGCAGATCCACCAAGACACCGATGACGATGACGAAGCTCAGGAACTGCTGGAGCACCGAGACCGGCAGGTCCATCAGCCAGTTTATGGCCTGCCCTGCGGTTTTCGCGTCGTATTCCACGCCGGTGGTGATGCCCCTCATGTAGGTGGCGAACACGATGACGACGACGGCGAGGATCAGCGCCCCCGCCGCATGGAGCAGGTCGTTGGCGTTGTGCGTGCGCTGCGGGGCGACGTCGTCGATGTCCGCGGGCCGGTGGTGCCTCGGCGTGGACGGCGTGCCTGAAGCGTCCGAAGTATCCGGGGCATTCGTTCCGGCGCCGGCCTCCGGTTTCGTGCCATCCAGTTCCGGGGTCGCCGTTGTCGGCTCGTCGGTCGGCGAGGTTGCAAACGTCTCGTTGGTCATTGCCGGTCGAAATCCACCAATCGCGCGGCGAGGCCGGTATAGGTCTGTGGGGTGAGCGCCTTCAGACGGGCCGCCGTGGCCTCGTCGAAGTCCAACGAGTCGATGAACTCCTCGATGTCGGCCTTGGATATGCTCTTGCCGCGCATAAGCTCCTTGACCTTCTCGTATGGGCGTTCCATGCCTTGTCGTCCGGCGAATTCCTGGGCGCGCATGGCCGTCTGGATGGGCTCGCCAAGCACCTCCCAGTTCTCGTCGAGCTCACGCGTGATGACCTCGAAATTGGGATGGATGGACTTGAGGCCGCCCAAAAGGTTGTCCAGCGCCAGCAGCGAATAGCCGAGCGCCGCGCCGATGTTGCGTTGCGTGGTGGAATCGGTCAGGTCGCGTTGCCAGCGGCTTTCGACCAGCGTGCTGGAAAGCGTGTCAAGGAACGAGCAGGAAAGCTCGAGGTTCGCTTCGGCGTTCTCGAAACGGATCGGGTTGACCTTGTGCGGCATGGTCGACGAGCCGGTCGCGCCTTTGACGGGGACCTGGGCGAAGACGCCGCGGGAGATGTACATCCAGATGTCCACCGCGAGGTTGTGCAGGATGCGGTTGACATGACTGATGGTGCCATAGAGCTCGGCCTGCCAGTCATGGCTTTCGATCTGCGTGGTCAGCGGATTCCATGTCAAGCCCATGCGGTTGGTGACGAATTCACGCGAGATGGCGAGCCAGTCGGCATCGGGGCAGGCGACGGTGTGGGCGCCGAAGGTGCCGGTCGCCCCGTTGATCTTGCCGAGGTATTCCTGTTCGTCGACATGCTTCAGCTGCCGGTTCAGGCGATGGACGAAGACCGCCAGTTCCTTGCCCAGTGTCGTGGGGGTGGCCGGCTGGCCGTGAGTCAGCGCGAGCATCGGCAGGTCTTTGAACTCCTCGGCCTTCGAGGCCAGGAAATCCGTCAGCTCACGGGCTTTGGGCAGCCACACCAAGGTGACGGCCTTTTTGATGCAACGGGCGTTGGCCAGGTTGTTGATGTCCTCTGAGGTGCAGGCGAAATGCACCAGGGTCTTGAGGTTCGGCAGTTGCGTGTCAGGGCCCAAAACGTCGGCGGCGCGGTCGAGCTCGTCGTCGATGTAATATTCCACGGCTTTCACGTCGTGATGCGTTTTGGCCTCATAGGCCGCGTGGCGGGCGATGCCCTCCGCTCCGAAGTTTTCAGGGATGGTCCGCAGATACTCGATTTCCGCGGCGGTGAGCGGTTTGACCCCTTCGAGCACGGGTTTGTCGCCGTTGCCTTCGAAGCCGTTGGCCAAAAGGATCATCCATTCGATCTCGACGGTGATCCGTTCGCGGTTCAACGCCGGCTCGCTCAAATACTCGACGAGCGGGGCGGTTTGCTTGTGGTAGCGTCCATCCAATGAAGTCAACGCGATTGCCGGTGAAATTTGGGTCAGCTGCATAAGCCCCAAGCCTAGCGCAACCCGTTGTCTGCCCGGGCGTTTTCACCAAGGCTTGACGTTGGCGCTGTCGTCCTTCTTCGTCGGGGTTTTCTTGTCGCCGTTGACCGGGCCGTTGGGCTGGTTGGCCTTGAGCGTGTCCTCGACCTGCTTGCGCTGCTCGTCGGTCAGCCCTTGGTTGTTGCCTTTGCCGGATGTCGACGATCCCGAGCCCTGGCCGTTCGCCTTGCCGCCGGTTCCCTTCCCGCTGCCGTTGCCATCGTCCTTGGCTATCTTGCGTGCGGTGGAGGAGGTGAGTTTGCCGGAGATGTCGCTGTTGACGTTGATGACCTCTTTGGTGCTTGGCGTCAGCAGCAAGCCCAAGCGGCGCGCCTCATCGAACTGGGCGTTCGTCTGGTCGAGCTGCGCCTTCAACTGTTGCTGGTCCGCGTTCGGCTTCTTGGCGTATTCGAGGCTGGCGTTGAGCGATGCGGTGGCCTGGTTGTAGGTGTCGATCGCCGTCATGTTCGCCATCAGCACCCCGGCGACGACCAGGAGGATGACGGCCACCACGCCCATCGCCACGCGGATGGGCAGGGACACGATGGCCTGGCGCCTCACACCTTTGGCCTTGGCGTTAGTGGCACGGCTCGCGTCGCGCTTTTTGCCGTTTGGTTTCGGCGCCTTGACTGGTGCCGAGGGAGGGGCGAGCGTGGTGGTTTTCCCGTTCTTCTTCACAGCAGCCTCCTTGAGGTCGCCAGCCAGCTGCCCATCTCCATGGCCAGCAACGCGGCGAGGGCGATGGAAAAGGGCCAGACCACGGGCATGACGCGCTCGCGCCGTTTGGGGGTCTCCACGGTCCTGAAATGCTTGGAGATCGAGGTGACCGAACGTTTGTCGAGTTTGTGGGTGGCGTCAAGGATGACGCATTTGCCACTCATCTCGTCGGCTATCGCTTTCAGATTCTTCTCGTCCATCTTCGAGACGCCGGGTTGCCCGGTGGCCGGGTCCTTCACCCAGTCATCGTTGGCACCGCTGGCATTGGAATCGTCATCCGGGGAGGAATCGTCCACGCCGGCCTTGATCTCGGGAATCTGCCCGCCTTGCGCGCTGCCGACGCCGATGGTGAAGGCGTCGTCGAGGTATTGGCGCAGCGAGGAGAAGGTGCGCCGGGCTTTCGCCGAGGTCTGCTCACCGTCAGATATGTAATACAGGACGATGCGGTCTTTCGGATGCGACGAACGCATGGATTTGAGCGTCACGAGCAACGGGTCGATCGGGGCGTCCAGGGTGGAACCCGCCGAGACGGCGGTCGGCTCCGGCTGAAGCCCGGTGGCCCAGTTGCGTATCGCGCCGACATCGGGGGTCAGGGGCACGTCCAGCGTCGCGCTGGCGCCGAAATGCACCGCCGCGAAACTGGAGTTCTCATAGATGTCGGTCAGGTCATCGATGGCTTTCCTGGCCGCGTCCAGACGTGTGATTGTCGCCTGGGAGCCGTAATGGGCGTCGTTGACCGCCATGGAACCGGTCACGTCCGTGGCCAGCACGACGTCGGTGGTGTTGACCGCCCGGCTGGTCGTGGTGGCCAGCGTCGAAGGAGTCAGCGCCAGCACGGCGATGAGCACGCAGATGGCGCAACGGCGTATCGAGGCCCATGCCGTCTCGTCGCTTTGGCCTTTCCGCTTCTGATGCAACACGATGATGGCCACCGCGAAACCAATCATGACCGCCGCGATGGCGATGCCAGCCGGCCAGCCCAAAGCCGGGGCGAAACGCCAGTTCCTCAATTCCTGTAGGTTCATCGCTTGAGCCTCCAAGCCATGCAGATCCAGATGGCGACCAGCACCGCCAGCGCCAGCGTCCACCAGCCGGGCGCATCCACCAAAGCGGCCTTGCGCGCCCGTTGCTCGTCCCGGTTCTTGCGTTTCTCGATGCTGCGCACCAGGTTCTCGATCGGCGTGCCGGAATGGACCGAGAAATACGAGCCGCCGTGCGAGGTGATGTCGCGTTGCATCTCGATGGTCGTGGCATCCTTTTCGCTGCTCGCCGGCCCCGCATAGAGCCCGTCGACCACGATGCCGGCCTTATGCGTCAGGTCGAGTGCCGAGTCGAGCGTGTACGTCGATTTGCCGGAGAAGTTATCGGTGGCCAGCACGATGGAGGCCTTGTCGCGCTTGGTGTCCGCCTTGCTGGTCTTGCCGTAGACGAATCCCGGAAGCATCGCCGCGCAGCTCACGAGTCCGTCGCCGATGAGGCTGGTCTGGTCCTTGCGGTTCTGGGTGCCTTCGATCAGGTCGGAGAATTCCTGCAGGGTGCGCGGATCGGTCTTGTCGATCTTGTCCTGCGAGGAGATGCGCCCCAGGATGTCGCCCGCGTACTTGAGCTGTCCCGAGGCCAGTTGGTAGTCGTCGGTCAGGGGGAAGAGCGTGCGCGAGGTCGAGTTGAACAGGCTCAGTCCGATGCGTTCGCCTTTGAAGCTGGAGATGAGCCGTTGGTAGGAGGCGAGCACCTCGTGGTCATAGGAGAGCATCGAGGGGGAGACGTCCAGGCACAGCACGATGTCGCGGTTGCCGGTCCGTTCGTCGGCCTCGTCGACGGTGGACGGGCGCGAGAGCGTGGCCAACGAGAGCAGCAACGAGACGGCCAACGCAACGGTGGCCACGCGTCCAAGCACGCGCCACTGGCGGAACCGCTCCTCGACGTGTTCGGTGTTGAGGTCCTCGTCAAGATTGAACACCGGTATCTGGGGGACCTTGGGGTGGCGCCGCGAAGAGACCAACACCCATGCGACAATCAAAACGATCGCCAGGAGCAGTCCTATCACCGCGGCCCAAGGCCAATGCCATTCGAGGTTCATTTGCGCCACCTTTCGATGAGGTTGGCGACCCATTCCCCGGCCTGCTCCACGCTGGTCTCACGGGCCTGGGCATGGCGTTGGGCGTCCGCGAATTCCGGGGGGTAAAGCGCGCTGATGGTCTGGCGCAGCAGTTTCATGCCCGGGTCGGCGGAGACGGAGACCGGCATCCGGTTGATGTCGGAAAGCGTGTATGAGCTCATGTCCTTGCCGGTCTGCATGCTCGCGAAATCGCGGGCGACCTGCGCCAGATCACGCAAGGCCTCGTCACGTGTCGAGGCGCCTTGGGCATGGCCTTCGACGATTTCATTGATGCGCTCGCGCCACGCACTTTTGTCGTTGCCGAGGCTGTGGGCGCCGCGTGGTCTCGCGTCCGCCTGTTTTCTCGGCCGTGAGAGCACCGCTATCGCGATGATCAGCAACGCCGCCAGGCACAGGCAAAGGACGAGGGAAACGATGAGCGCTCCGGGCACCTCGATAAGCCCTTCCGGCTTGGGTGCCGAGATGGTGGATCCGGTGGTTCCTTGATAGGTAAATCCTTGCGCCAAAGCGAACCGCCAGTTGCGGCCTGCTTCTGGGATGGTCCATTGCATCGCCGTCATAACACCGCCCCCGCCCCGAGAGCCAGCGGCGTCGTGTAGACGTTGCCCGATGAGGTCTGCTTCAACGCCACGCTCACCAGGCGGATGAACTTGGAGAACATGTCCTCGCTGGAGGTGGCGCGCAGCAATGTCGCCTTGCTTTTCTTCAGTTCGTCCTCGAGCCGCGTGGCCAGGTATTGGCGATGCGTGTCGACGGCGGACGCGGTTTTCTCGTCGATCAGGAAGGCGGGGATCCGACGCCCGTCGAGTCCGTCCGTGATCTGGCCGAAGGGAATCGAACGGAACGGGTTGAGTGTCGACACGTCGATGAGCATCAGTGGATGCAGGGCGGCGATCAGCCGGATGTTGTGCAGATGCTCTTCGCTCAAGGCATGGTCGTCGGTGGCGATGACCACCAAGGAGCCTTTGTCGTCCAGTGTGCGGGCGTAATCGAGCAGCGCGCCGAAGTTGCGCGGGGAGTGGGTCTCGTCGCCGGTGCCGGAGTCGATGGCCTGCTCGAATTGCGCCAGGCCGCCTTTGAACGGCTTGCGGATGATGCTCTTGCTGTCGGCGAACACCAATGAGATGCTGTCATGGCGCCTGGTGCTCAACGCTGCGAACATGCACATCGCGTTGATCGCGACCTGCGCTGCGGTCTCGCCGCTGGCGGTGCGCCCTTGCATTTCAAGGCCGTTGTCAAGAAGTAAATGGACACGCGAGGTGACGAGGCGCTCGCGGTCGACGACCATGGGATGGCCGCTCTTGGCGCTGGCCTTCCAGTCGATGAGCCGTGCCTCGTCCTCGAAAGTGTAGTCCCTGGTGGAGATGGGGTCGTTATTGCCGCCGAGCCGTGAGGACGAGTGCTCGCCTTCGAGCACGCCCAACGCGCGGCGCACGGTCGGCAGGGTCAAGGTCGATGAAAGGGTCTCGATCTTCCTGCGTACTCTCGCCGCGTCCGGTGAGACCTCACGTAAGGAGGGACTCATGGAACAGGCACCGTTTCCACGATCGAATCGATGATCTGGTCGGCGCTCACGCCATCGGCCTGCGCCTCGAAGGTCAGGAGGATGCGGTGGCGCAGAATCTCGTGGACGAATCTCCTGACGTCTTCGGGCACGACGTAGTCGCGTCCGCCCAACAACGCCTGGGCCTGGCCGATGCGCACCAGGGCGATGGAGGCTCGCGGGCTGGCGCCGAGTCGGACCTGGGCCGCAAGGTTCTTGAT
Proteins encoded:
- a CDS encoding DUF6466 family protein; translated protein: MKKNGKTTTLAPPSAPVKAPKPNGKKRDASRATNAKAKGVRRQAIVSLPIRVAMGVVAVILLVVAGVLMANMTAIDTYNQATASLNASLEYAKKPNADQQQLKAQLDQTNAQFDEARRLGLLLTPSTKEVINVNSDISGKLTSSTARKIAKDDGNGSGKGTGGKANGQGSGSSTSGKGNNQGLTDEQRKQVEDTLKANQPNGPVNGDKKTPTKKDDSANVKPW
- a CDS encoding VWA domain-containing protein, which encodes MNLEWHWPWAAVIGLLLAIVLIVAWVLVSSRRHPKVPQIPVFNLDEDLNTEHVEERFRQWRVLGRVATVALAVSLLLSLATLSRPSTVDEADERTGNRDIVLCLDVSPSMLSYDHEVLASYQRLISSFKGERIGLSLFNSTSRTLFPLTDDYQLASGQLKYAGDILGRISSQDKIDKTDPRTLQEFSDLIEGTQNRKDQTSLIGDGLVSCAAMLPGFVYGKTSKADTKRDKASIVLATDNFSGKSTYTLDSALDLTHKAGIVVDGLYAGPASSEKDATTIEMQRDITSHGGSYFSVHSGTPIENLVRSIEKRKNRDEQRARKAALVDAPGWWTLALAVLVAIWICMAWRLKR
- a CDS encoding DUF58 domain-containing protein — encoded protein: MSPSLREVSPDAARVRRKIETLSSTLTLPTVRRALGVLEGEHSSSRLGGNNDPISTRDYTFEDEARLIDWKASAKSGHPMVVDRERLVTSRVHLLLDNGLEMQGRTASGETAAQVAINAMCMFAALSTRRHDSISLVFADSKSIIRKPFKGGLAQFEQAIDSGTGDETHSPRNFGALLDYARTLDDKGSLVVIATDDHALSEEHLHNIRLIAALHPLMLIDVSTLNPFRSIPFGQITDGLDGRRIPAFLIDEKTASAVDTHRQYLATRLEDELKKSKATLLRATSSEDMFSKFIRLVSVALKQTSSGNVYTTPLALGAGAVL
- a CDS encoding lysylphosphatidylglycerol synthase transmembrane domain-containing protein; the encoded protein is MTNETFATSPTDEPTTATPELDGTKPEAGAGTNAPDTSDASGTPSTPRHHRPADIDDVAPQRTHNANDLLHAAGALILAVVVIVFATYMRGITTGVEYDAKTAGQAINWLMDLPVSVLQQFLSFVIVIGVLVDLLINREWLQSAVSVVALFCGYALILGLSFILAHLGVPALLAAVRSGEGSGPAMLPDFYAGIGAFLTVAGPKRSRSSVKWSWNTLLVAAAVFVIVSWHSVAGVIVSFAVGRVIGLVLRFAMGTRTQGLWGTGVVQAVRGIGLDITELHRRMDADNEPGVLKTRLDDDLIENSRIYDARDGQGHRYIISVLDSLPHAAGYLNQLWQGLRFTGVSMRRDRSASDAIHHHFDMLLGLKSCGLTTPSAYGVADSEESSVLVFNVTDTPSPCDPQYLDADTMAGYMDYLARANSRGYTHRRITPDTLARIDGQPAIVGWQNGDYASGSANIAMDKVQLLMLLCTLTSPELAIDTAMKAWGRETLVALAPFVQKVAVPSATRNLPGWNKQAIGEVRDRLNALAPHEEVDAAEPVTLARFNVKSFVSITLLIIAVAVIFTQLRPNEVIDAVRHANLGWALVCLLFSMLAWVGSAITLGSFMDDGKRHWFDLFCSQAASGFTAVSMPAGVGPAFVNLQFLRKNGYKNTAATAIMSVTWAVQGLTTIVLLLVMGLFTGRNMFSGMVPTNTLVVVIGAIVLALCLCMAIPPIRRLLVDKYLPLLRSYAHQLVEVLAQPTKLVGGLVGALILNIATGLGFWVALLAFGTSANPLETIFVFLLANTLGSAMPTPGGLGAVEAALTFAFTSIGVPPAVALSATLLYRVGFYWLRIPIGALAMKRLDKHNLL
- the purB gene encoding adenylosuccinate lyase; amino-acid sequence: MQLTQISPAIALTSLDGRYHKQTAPLVEYLSEPALNRERITVEIEWMILLANGFEGNGDKPVLEGVKPLTAAEIEYLRTIPENFGAEGIARHAAYEAKTHHDVKAVEYYIDDELDRAADVLGPDTQLPNLKTLVHFACTSEDINNLANARCIKKAVTLVWLPKARELTDFLASKAEEFKDLPMLALTHGQPATPTTLGKELAVFVHRLNRQLKHVDEQEYLGKINGATGTFGAHTVACPDADWLAISREFVTNRMGLTWNPLTTQIESHDWQAELYGTISHVNRILHNLAVDIWMYISRGVFAQVPVKGATGSSTMPHKVNPIRFENAEANLELSCSFLDTLSSTLVESRWQRDLTDSTTQRNIGAALGYSLLALDNLLGGLKSIHPNFEVITRELDENWEVLGEPIQTAMRAQEFAGRQGMERPYEKVKELMRGKSISKADIEEFIDSLDFDEATAARLKALTPQTYTGLAARLVDFDRQ
- a CDS encoding vWA domain-containing protein, whose amino-acid sequence is MRNWRFAPALGWPAGIAIAAVMIGFAVAIIVLHQKRKGQSDETAWASIRRCAICVLIAVLALTPSTLATTTSRAVNTTDVVLATDVTGSMAVNDAHYGSQATITRLDAARKAIDDLTDIYENSSFAAVHFGASATLDVPLTPDVGAIRNWATGLQPEPTAVSAGSTLDAPIDPLLVTLKSMRSSHPKDRIVLYYISDGEQTSAKARRTFSSLRQYLDDAFTIGVGSAQGGQIPEIKAGVDDSSPDDDSNASGANDDWVKDPATGQPGVSKMDEKNLKAIADEMSGKCVILDATHKLDKRSVTSISKHFRTVETPKRRERVMPVVWPFSIALAALLAMEMGSWLATSRRLL